One genomic segment of Thunnus albacares chromosome 18, fThuAlb1.1, whole genome shotgun sequence includes these proteins:
- the zgc:86839 gene encoding cyclin-dependent kinases regulatory subunit 2-like: MSRNQIYYSDRYYDDYYEYRHVVLPREMAKCIPRSHLMSEDEWRQLGVQQSQGWIHYMIHEPEPHILLFRRPLPKH; encoded by the exons ATGTCCCGCAATCAGATTTACTACTCAGACAGGTACTATGACGACTACTATGAGTACAG ACATGTTGTTCTGCCTCGGGAAATGGCTAAATGTATTCCAAGATCCCACCTGATGTCTGAAGACGAGTGGAGACAACTGGGTGTACAGCAGTCCCAAGGATGGATCCACTACATGATCCACGAGCCAG AGCCCCATATCCTCCTGTTCAGAAGACCTCTACCAAAGCATTGA